One window from the genome of Mucilaginibacter ginsenosidivorans encodes:
- a CDS encoding carboxypeptidase-like regulatory domain-containing protein, whose translation MKTRTLLLIVIFISAGVSCLAQDTAFLQNAFKRLEQQPAQEKVYLHLDKPNYGYGDTIWYKAYTVTGQKHRLSTLSGVLYVELISPADSLIARQTVPMVSGIGWSEIPLAHSLKQGIYRIRAYTRWMLNNGPGYFYDQCVRIGGLQPQIIKQAVQTRLDVQFFPEGGQMVYGVRSRVAIKALGANGLGQNIKGTIEDNTGNVVADFETHHLGMGEFALTPAPGKSYRAKIDAPGETTWMAELPRAQEIGYVLALNNSDADSIYLRVATNETTLTRDKGRAFFIIGQNGGKVFYTTRGELNGTAYAAKVEKSRFPDGIVQFTLFGQSGEPLAERIAFVDNTNEMKLSVGTDKADYKTREKVQIALGITDSSVNTARASFSVAVINENSVQQDENAESTILNNLLLTSELKGYIEQPNYYFTNKSDQARADLDNLMLTQGYRRYEWKRVLDNKFEPLVYKPETSLELSGTLATPAGKPIPHGSVTLAATKEGIFRDTVADDAGRFTFTGLYLTDTSTVVLRARKANKGSNVKIKADVPDYPAITPAGNINEAPVIIDTSKQTPAAKQYIQYQQAQKTESQKYGISLKTVSIKGYKRPPKPDLTRSSNLHGGGNADRVIMGKDLGYCINLSDCLGDKLVGIGFRGMSVIVDGVNIGVGRIDDVSPNEIYSIEVLYRTFSKSVYGSSISKAGALIITTKNGSENEETVKVPETAAQLQYNQYALAQRQDSMKYGKTLKTVTITGLKRPQQPVIPNSSNLHGGGNADQVIMADDMGIAANLEDGLRRKIFGVTFDANGVPVNLRGNGARMSVIVDGVTLTNTSINDVNVLDVYSVEVLRTSAARAIYGSSIDAGGALVITTKRGTGVTKTDAKQNIAQLQYNRYAVAQKRDSLKNGRTLKTVTITGRKRPKQPELINSSNLNGPGHANQVLMYDQLDNCIDLADCLNGKVPGVTFDGAGNAKPMRSHSGNAQVKYMRVIVDGVMLDPEATLNDVNASDIYSIEVLRSSAYLAIYGSNAPLGAFVITTKRGGEKGTAYFTQAQPNGIMNFPFTGFYKAKAFYMPKYQHPIGTKDLDNRTTVYWNPNIITDKDGKALLEFYNNDSKGSYRVVVEGIDENGTLGRAVYHYKVE comes from the coding sequence ATGAAAACGAGAACCTTATTACTCATCGTTATTTTTATCTCGGCAGGCGTTTCGTGTTTGGCACAGGACACGGCTTTTTTGCAGAATGCCTTTAAGCGGCTGGAGCAGCAACCTGCACAGGAAAAAGTTTACCTTCATTTAGATAAACCTAATTATGGCTATGGCGATACGATATGGTACAAAGCCTATACCGTTACCGGGCAAAAACACAGGTTATCGACGCTGAGCGGGGTGTTATATGTTGAACTTATCAGCCCTGCTGATTCGCTGATAGCCAGGCAAACCGTGCCAATGGTATCTGGCATCGGGTGGAGCGAAATACCGCTTGCCCACAGCCTTAAGCAGGGGATATACCGTATTAGGGCCTATACGCGCTGGATGCTGAACAACGGCCCCGGATATTTTTACGACCAGTGCGTACGAATCGGGGGGCTGCAGCCGCAAATAATAAAACAAGCCGTGCAAACGCGCCTGGATGTGCAGTTCTTTCCCGAAGGTGGGCAGATGGTGTATGGTGTGCGGTCGAGGGTGGCTATAAAAGCTTTAGGAGCTAACGGGCTTGGGCAAAACATTAAAGGAACCATTGAAGATAATACGGGTAATGTTGTGGCCGACTTCGAAACACACCATTTAGGCATGGGGGAATTTGCGCTGACCCCCGCACCCGGGAAAAGTTACAGGGCAAAAATTGATGCGCCGGGCGAAACTACATGGATGGCAGAGCTGCCCCGGGCGCAGGAAATCGGGTATGTCCTCGCCCTGAACAATAGTGATGCGGACAGCATCTACCTGAGGGTCGCCACCAATGAAACGACTTTAACGCGTGATAAAGGCAGAGCGTTTTTTATCATCGGTCAAAATGGCGGCAAAGTATTCTATACGACCAGGGGCGAGCTGAACGGGACGGCCTACGCCGCCAAAGTGGAAAAAAGCCGCTTCCCGGATGGGATTGTACAGTTTACGTTATTCGGGCAATCGGGCGAACCTTTGGCTGAAAGAATAGCATTTGTGGACAATACTAATGAAATGAAACTGTCTGTCGGCACAGATAAGGCTGACTACAAAACCCGGGAGAAAGTACAGATCGCGCTCGGCATAACGGATAGCAGCGTTAATACCGCCAGGGCCAGTTTTTCGGTAGCTGTGATCAACGAAAACAGCGTGCAGCAGGATGAGAACGCGGAAAGCACCATACTGAATAATTTGCTGCTGACCTCGGAATTGAAAGGATATATCGAACAGCCAAATTATTATTTCACCAATAAAAGCGACCAGGCAAGGGCCGACCTTGACAACCTGATGCTGACCCAGGGGTACAGGAGGTATGAGTGGAAGCGCGTATTGGATAACAAATTTGAACCGCTTGTTTATAAACCTGAAACATCGCTGGAGCTAAGCGGAACCCTTGCCACGCCTGCGGGCAAACCTATACCCCATGGCAGCGTAACACTTGCCGCAACAAAGGAGGGTATTTTCAGGGATACGGTTGCTGACGATGCGGGCCGGTTCACCTTTACCGGTCTTTACCTTACCGATACCAGCACAGTAGTGCTAAGGGCGAGGAAAGCTAACAAAGGCAGTAATGTAAAGATAAAGGCCGATGTACCCGATTACCCCGCAATAACGCCTGCCGGAAATATAAACGAGGCGCCGGTAATTATTGATACTTCAAAACAAACCCCGGCGGCAAAGCAATATATCCAATATCAACAGGCGCAAAAAACCGAATCGCAGAAATATGGAATATCGTTAAAAACGGTATCCATAAAAGGCTATAAAAGGCCCCCAAAACCCGACCTTACCAGGTCGTCGAACCTGCATGGCGGCGGAAATGCCGACAGGGTAATTATGGGTAAGGACCTGGGATATTGCATAAATCTTTCTGATTGCCTTGGCGACAAATTGGTTGGCATAGGTTTTAGAGGTATGTCGGTTATTGTGGATGGTGTAAATATCGGTGTAGGACGTATCGATGATGTTAGTCCAAATGAAATATATAGCATCGAAGTGCTTTATCGTACGTTTTCCAAATCGGTTTACGGGTCCAGCATTTCAAAAGCAGGGGCGCTGATTATTACCACGAAAAACGGCAGCGAAAATGAAGAAACAGTTAAAGTTCCTGAAACTGCCGCGCAACTGCAATACAATCAGTACGCCCTTGCGCAAAGACAAGACTCGATGAAGTATGGCAAAACGCTCAAAACGGTTACCATCACCGGTCTCAAAAGACCCCAACAGCCGGTGATCCCAAATTCATCCAACCTGCATGGCGGCGGTAATGCCGATCAGGTGATCATGGCCGATGATATGGGCATTGCTGCAAATTTGGAGGATGGCTTGCGGAGGAAGATATTCGGCGTGACTTTTGATGCAAATGGGGTGCCGGTGAACTTAAGAGGTAATGGCGCACGAATGTCTGTAATTGTTGATGGCGTAACACTCACCAATACGAGTATCAACGATGTCAATGTACTTGATGTATATAGTGTTGAAGTATTACGTACCAGCGCGGCAAGGGCAATCTATGGATCGAGCATTGACGCCGGCGGCGCATTGGTTATCACAACAAAACGCGGTACAGGCGTAACAAAAACTGACGCTAAGCAGAATATAGCGCAGCTGCAATATAACAGGTATGCCGTGGCGCAAAAGCGGGATTCGTTGAAGAACGGCAGAACGCTTAAAACGGTTACCATCACGGGTCGCAAAAGGCCCAAGCAACCAGAATTGATCAATTCATCCAACCTGAACGGGCCCGGCCATGCCAACCAGGTTCTCATGTACGATCAATTGGATAATTGCATTGACCTGGCCGATTGCCTGAACGGAAAGGTTCCTGGCGTGACATTTGACGGAGCTGGCAACGCAAAGCCTATGCGTAGTCATTCTGGTAACGCACAGGTAAAATATATGAGGGTTATTGTTGACGGTGTGATGCTGGACCCCGAAGCAACGTTAAATGACGTAAATGCCAGCGATATATACAGCATTGAAGTGTTGCGCAGCAGCGCCTACCTGGCTATTTATGGTTCAAATGCGCCCTTGGGTGCATTTGTTATCACTACTAAGCGCGGCGGGGAAAAAGGAACGGCTTATTTTACCCAGGCCCAGCCCAATGGGATAATGAATTTCCCGTTTACCGGCTTTTACAAGGCAAAGGCTTTTTACATGCCTAAATATCAGCATCCGATCGGGACGAAAGACCTTGATAACCGCACCACGGTTTATTGGAACCCCAATATCATCACCGATAAAGATGGCAAGGCATTACTGGAGTTTTATAACAACGATAGCAAAGGAAGTTACCGGGTAGTAGTGGAAGGCATTGATGAGAACGGAACCCTTGGCAGAGCGGTTTACCATTATAAAGTTGAATAG
- the dcd gene encoding dCTP deaminase yields the protein MILSDKRILEEIDKGFIIIEPFKRECLGTNSYDVHLGKHLATYRNRVLDARLHNEIDAFEIPKEGFTLQPNTLYLGVTMEYTETHRHVPFLEGKSSTGRLGIDIHATAGKGDVGFCNTWTLEISCAQPVRVYAGMPIGQLIYFVVEGDIEIMYNTKSNAKYNNPTTRPVESMMWKNKF from the coding sequence ATGATTTTATCAGACAAAAGAATTCTTGAAGAAATTGACAAAGGCTTTATCATTATCGAACCTTTCAAACGCGAATGCCTGGGGACAAACTCGTACGACGTACACCTGGGCAAACACCTGGCAACCTACCGCAACCGGGTGCTCGACGCAAGGCTCCATAACGAGATAGACGCTTTCGAAATTCCGAAGGAAGGCTTTACGCTGCAGCCCAATACGCTGTACCTGGGTGTGACGATGGAATACACCGAAACGCACCGTCATGTGCCTTTCCTCGAAGGGAAATCAAGCACAGGCAGATTGGGCATTGATATACATGCTACGGCAGGCAAGGGCGACGTTGGCTTTTGCAATACCTGGACGCTCGAGATTTCATGCGCCCAGCCGGTAAGGGTTTACGCAGGCATGCCTATTGGCCAGCTTATTTATTTTGTAGTGGAAGGCGATATCGAGATCATGTACAACACCAAATCCAACGCCAAATACAACAATCCAACCACCCGCCCGGTTGAAAGCATGATGTGGAAGAATAAATTTTAG
- a CDS encoding 4'-phosphopantetheinyl transferase family protein, translated as MAIAYRKQVDSDTEFALWKIEERADDLYSQLQLDEHEKAYVELLSHGKRHLHWLGTRVLLRTMLNTSEYIDCKVDEHGKPYLVELPYHISLSHSFDYAAVMMSKSRPVGIDIEQVKEKVERIAPKFMRPEELSFIGDQDKINQLYVCWCAKEAVYKCYGQKEVSFADNISLDAFNFDGEGTVGAHLKKGAVKLDYRVDYLRYDGYMIGYVKG; from the coding sequence ATGGCGATAGCATACAGGAAGCAGGTCGATAGCGATACCGAATTTGCCCTTTGGAAGATAGAAGAGCGGGCCGATGACCTGTACAGCCAGCTACAACTTGACGAGCATGAGAAGGCTTATGTAGAACTGCTGAGCCATGGCAAACGCCACCTGCACTGGCTGGGTACACGCGTGCTGCTGCGCACCATGCTGAATACCAGCGAATACATCGACTGCAAGGTTGATGAACACGGAAAGCCTTACCTGGTTGAACTCCCCTATCATATTTCTCTCAGTCACTCATTCGATTATGCGGCTGTGATGATGAGCAAGAGCAGGCCCGTAGGTATTGACATTGAGCAGGTAAAGGAAAAGGTTGAACGCATAGCGCCGAAATTTATGCGCCCGGAAGAACTTTCCTTTATCGGCGATCAGGATAAAATAAACCAGTTGTATGTATGCTGGTGCGCCAAGGAAGCCGTGTATAAATGTTACGGCCAAAAAGAAGTGTCTTTCGCCGATAATATCTCGCTGGATGCATTTAACTTTGATGGCGAAGGAACGGTAGGCGCCCATTTGAAAAAAGGTGCCGTAAAGCTGGATTACCGGGTAGATTACCTTCGGTATGACGGGTACATGATAGGTTATGTAAAGGGATAG
- the lipB gene encoding lipoyl(octanoyl) transferase LipB yields the protein MKNKKVYFQDWGLTDYKVAWDKQEALFGETVALKTANRNKMIATEGDEYQEEEPTSNYLVFCEHPHVYTLGKSGKPEHLLLDEQGLKEKNASYYPINRGGDITYHGPGQIVGYPILDLDNFFTDIHLYLRTLEEAVIFTLADYGLKAGRYPGYTGVWFDADNEKARKICALGVRCSRWVTMHGFAFNVNADLDYFKNIVPCGIDDKDVTSMQRELGRKLDMNEVKSVLKGYIAQLFEMELE from the coding sequence ATGAAGAACAAAAAGGTATACTTCCAGGATTGGGGATTGACAGACTACAAAGTGGCCTGGGACAAACAGGAGGCCTTGTTTGGCGAGACTGTTGCGCTGAAGACGGCCAACCGTAACAAAATGATAGCCACCGAAGGCGACGAATACCAGGAAGAAGAGCCCACAAGTAACTACCTCGTTTTTTGCGAACATCCGCACGTGTACACGCTTGGTAAAAGCGGCAAGCCGGAGCATTTGCTGCTGGATGAACAGGGCCTGAAAGAAAAAAATGCATCCTATTATCCTATTAACCGTGGCGGCGATATTACCTATCATGGGCCGGGCCAGATAGTGGGTTACCCGATATTAGATCTTGATAATTTCTTTACCGACATACATCTTTACCTGAGAACGCTGGAAGAAGCAGTGATATTTACACTGGCCGACTATGGTTTAAAAGCGGGCCGGTACCCCGGCTATACCGGCGTATGGTTCGATGCTGACAATGAGAAAGCGCGTAAGATATGCGCTTTAGGCGTTAGGTGCAGTCGCTGGGTTACCATGCATGGCTTTGCGTTTAACGTAAATGCCGACCTGGATTATTTCAAAAACATAGTGCCCTGCGGTATCGACGATAAAGATGTAACATCCATGCAGCGCGAACTGGGGAGAAAATTGGATATGAACGAGGTGAAGTCTGTTCTTAAAGGTTATATAGCCCAGTTGTTTGAGATGGAACTGGAGTAA
- a CDS encoding SGNH/GDSL hydrolase family protein: MRVPVFGLMLLMLIGCGKKNEFIPARDTAVNNSQTPPVIHPNDSVSYLALGDSYTYGAGVSQSESYPYQLAAQLSSQNYLINSPRVVAFQGWTASDLLAGIKAANVTRKFDLVTLLIGVNDENKGTDFTTYTLQVDQLITQAIEYARGYHSRVFVISIPDWSVTPFAAGMNRAKIKADVATFNSINEAESKKLGASYLDISAISELAANDATLTAGDGLHPSAKMYALWINRVYGDITATFTSN, encoded by the coding sequence ATGAGGGTACCCGTTTTTGGTTTGATGTTACTGATGTTGATCGGCTGCGGAAAGAAGAACGAGTTTATTCCGGCGCGTGATACGGCGGTCAATAATTCGCAAACACCACCGGTTATTCATCCAAATGATTCTGTTTCTTACCTGGCGCTTGGTGATTCTTATACTTATGGCGCGGGGGTTTCGCAAAGCGAATCTTATCCCTATCAGTTAGCTGCGCAATTGAGTAGCCAGAATTATTTGATCAACTCCCCCCGTGTTGTGGCTTTCCAGGGATGGACTGCAAGCGACCTGTTAGCGGGTATAAAAGCAGCGAATGTTACCCGCAAATTTGATCTCGTAACATTACTTATTGGGGTTAATGATGAAAATAAGGGGACAGACTTTACGACTTATACTTTACAGGTCGACCAACTGATAACACAGGCAATTGAATATGCCCGGGGCTACCACAGCAGGGTGTTTGTTATCTCTATTCCTGATTGGTCTGTAACGCCGTTTGCTGCGGGGATGAATAGGGCGAAGATCAAAGCGGATGTGGCAACGTTTAATTCAATCAACGAGGCCGAAAGCAAAAAGCTGGGGGCAAGTTATTTGGATATCAGCGCCATCTCGGAACTGGCGGCGAACGATGCGACGCTTACCGCAGGCGACGGGCTGCACCCTTCGGCCAAAATGTATGCGCTTTGGATCAACCGTGTGTATGGCGATATCACAGCGACATTTACGTCGAATTAA
- a CDS encoding SGNH/GDSL hydrolase family protein, which yields MKIICSIILTIAALAGCSKKQADTIPMTSNDTSTSVVADTMTYLALGDSYTIGEAVANTEAYPQQLVRLVNHQGLAFAYPPKVIATTGWTTDNLINAIAQSGLEGKTYDMVTLLIGVNDQYQNLTQDNYRIKFKQVLETAIAFAGENKSHVFVLSIPDWGVTPFAGGNDAQIGPVIDQFNAINKSISTDEGVNYLDITGISRQAATEPDLIALDGLHPSGKMYALWVDQLAPKVISQFSKH from the coding sequence ATGAAAATAATTTGTTCCATTATTCTTACTATTGCAGCTTTGGCGGGCTGCTCCAAAAAACAAGCCGATACCATACCCATGACATCAAATGACACCTCTACTTCTGTTGTTGCCGATACCATGACCTACCTGGCGCTGGGCGACTCGTACACTATTGGCGAGGCAGTGGCGAATACCGAAGCGTACCCGCAACAGCTGGTCCGGCTGGTTAACCACCAGGGGTTAGCATTTGCGTACCCCCCGAAAGTAATAGCAACTACCGGCTGGACAACCGATAACCTGATCAACGCCATAGCGCAAAGCGGACTGGAGGGTAAAACATACGATATGGTTACACTGCTGATAGGCGTGAACGACCAGTACCAGAACCTGACCCAGGATAATTACCGCATAAAGTTTAAACAGGTACTGGAGACTGCCATTGCGTTTGCCGGGGAGAATAAAAGCCATGTATTTGTACTGTCCATACCTGATTGGGGCGTGACGCCATTTGCCGGTGGTAACGACGCGCAGATCGGTCCGGTGATTGACCAATTTAATGCCATCAATAAATCTATTAGTACTGATGAGGGGGTGAATTATTTGGACATTACTGGTATCTCGCGACAGGCGGCGACAGAGCCCGACCTGATAGCCCTTGATGGACTGCATCCTTCGGGGAAGATGTATGCGCTGTGGGTCGACCAGCTGGCGCCAAAAGTAATTTCACAATTTTCCAAACACTGA
- a CDS encoding SGNH/GDSL hydrolase family protein yields the protein MRRIRLLLVMSLCTWSGVKCFAADTLAYLALGDSYTVGRLVPAEDSFPYQLAAKLKSKGLNIPSPTLIAQNGWRTDELIKGIANSGVNQKFDIVTLLIGVNNQFQGISIDTYRVEFVQLLKTAIAYAKGNKAHVFVLSIPDWGVTPFAAIRSPEKIAKDIDAYNQINREESEKAVVNYIDITGISRALGDDPAYLAADHLHPSGKMYKLWVDKLERKIIKVLGIGH from the coding sequence ATGAGACGCATTCGACTGCTTTTGGTTATGTCCCTCTGCACCTGGAGCGGTGTCAAATGTTTTGCTGCCGATACCCTTGCCTACCTTGCTTTGGGCGACTCGTATACTGTCGGCCGGTTGGTGCCGGCTGAAGATTCCTTCCCCTACCAGTTGGCGGCTAAACTGAAGAGCAAAGGGCTTAATATCCCCTCGCCTACCCTTATTGCCCAAAATGGCTGGCGCACCGACGAATTGATCAAAGGCATTGCCAACAGCGGCGTTAACCAGAAGTTCGATATAGTAACGCTTTTGATAGGGGTGAATAACCAGTTCCAGGGTATCAGCATAGATACCTATCGGGTGGAGTTTGTGCAATTGCTGAAAACTGCCATCGCTTACGCCAAAGGTAACAAGGCCCATGTTTTTGTACTTTCCATACCCGACTGGGGCGTGACGCCTTTTGCTGCCATTCGCAGCCCGGAGAAGATAGCCAAAGACATTGACGCCTATAACCAGATCAATCGCGAAGAAAGCGAAAAGGCGGTGGTTAACTATATCGACATTACCGGCATATCACGCGCGCTCGGCGACGACCCCGCCTACCTGGCCGCCGACCACCTGCACCCCTCGGGCAAAATGTATAAGCTTTGGGTGGATAAGCTGGAGCGGAAGATCATTAAGGTGTTGGGGATTGGGCATTAG
- a CDS encoding aminotransferase class V-fold PLP-dependent enzyme has product MTDRRNFIRQAATLAGAFSAASMFNQVHAEELQRASKRINHLDAAQVAEDEEYWSIIQSAYTVNPGIINLNNGGVSPSPLVVQQAVARYNDLANQGPSYYMWRILDQGREPLRDKLAELAGTLSDEIAVNRNATEALNTIIYGLPLQSGDEVIGTKQDYPHMIQAYKKRAQRDGIVYKQISFDFPIENDDQIVNAYADAITPKTKLIHVTHMINWVGQIMPARKIADMAHARGIEVIVDGAHSFGLMDFKIPDLHCDYFGTSLHKFLSAPIGSGMLWIKKENIAKVWPLVCGDKANDPDIRKFEDLGTRSFPIEQGIGEAINFHEGIGPKRKEERIRYLKNYWASRVKDIPKVKLHTSLKPQYSCAICGVSIDGMTPGELDNALFNQYKIHTVGIVWENISCVRVTPHVYTRTQDLDKLVRAITELAGKAKGEKSK; this is encoded by the coding sequence ATGACAGATCGCAGAAACTTCATCAGGCAGGCTGCTACGCTCGCGGGCGCGTTCTCTGCTGCCAGTATGTTTAACCAGGTGCATGCCGAAGAATTGCAAAGGGCCTCCAAACGTATCAACCACCTCGACGCCGCGCAAGTGGCGGAGGACGAGGAATACTGGAGCATCATCCAAAGCGCCTATACCGTAAACCCCGGCATCATCAACCTGAACAATGGCGGCGTATCGCCTTCGCCGCTGGTGGTGCAGCAGGCCGTGGCGCGGTATAACGATCTGGCAAACCAGGGTCCTTCGTACTATATGTGGCGCATCCTCGACCAGGGCCGCGAACCCCTGCGCGATAAACTGGCCGAGCTGGCCGGTACCCTGTCCGACGAAATTGCCGTCAACCGCAACGCCACCGAGGCGCTCAATACCATCATCTACGGTCTGCCCCTGCAAAGCGGCGACGAGGTGATTGGCACCAAACAGGATTACCCGCACATGATACAGGCCTACAAAAAAAGGGCCCAGCGTGATGGTATTGTGTACAAGCAGATCAGCTTCGACTTCCCGATAGAGAACGACGACCAGATAGTAAATGCCTACGCCGATGCCATTACGCCCAAAACCAAACTGATACACGTTACCCACATGATAAACTGGGTGGGGCAGATAATGCCGGCACGCAAAATAGCCGATATGGCGCATGCCAGGGGCATCGAGGTGATCGTGGATGGTGCGCACAGCTTCGGCCTGATGGATTTTAAAATACCCGATCTGCATTGCGACTACTTCGGCACCAGTCTGCACAAGTTTTTGTCGGCCCCCATTGGCAGCGGCATGCTCTGGATAAAAAAGGAAAACATAGCCAAAGTATGGCCCCTGGTATGCGGCGACAAGGCAAATGACCCCGACATACGCAAGTTTGAGGACCTGGGCACCCGCAGCTTCCCGATAGAGCAGGGAATAGGCGAGGCCATCAACTTTCACGAGGGTATTGGCCCCAAACGCAAGGAGGAACGCATACGCTACCTCAAAAATTATTGGGCATCGCGCGTAAAGGACATCCCGAAAGTAAAGCTGCACACCTCGCTAAAACCACAGTACTCCTGTGCCATCTGCGGCGTCAGCATCGACGGTATGACGCCCGGCGAGCTCGACAATGCCCTGTTCAACCAGTACAAGATACACACTGTCGGCATCGTGTGGGAAAACATCAGCTGCGTACGCGTCACCCCCCACGTTTACACCCGCACCCAGGACCTGGATAAACTGGTACGCGCCATTACCGAATTAGCCGGAAAAGCGAAGGGGGAGAAGAGTAAGTAA
- a CDS encoding L-serine ammonia-lyase, giving the protein MKREQISVFDIFKIGIGPSSSHTLGPWRAAQQFVKVLQQQGVLPMVTGIKILLYGSLAKTGKGHGTDIAILLGLSGDDPVTFDVSAIDDKIAGIKTANKLMLGGIHEISFYEPEDLLFLYNDQLPFHPNAVTFQAFLSNDRAVSDTYYSIGGGFVVKEGGEAQAKTEVDLPFPIEHAGDLLHWCLKTGLKISEVVMENELAWQPEQDVRNGILNIFRVMRECIYRGCHTTGYLPGGLNVARRAASLNRRLIGNHPYQNYEEWVAAIRETGNTFKNTLDWVSCFALAVNEENASFGRVVTAPTNGAAGVVPAVLQYLIVFCDGFSDEKIIQFISTASEVGSIFKKGATLSAAMGGCQAEIGVSSAMAAAALTECLGGSQRQVLMAAEIAMEHHLGLTCDPIGGLVQVPCIERNTMGAIKAITASQLALQTNPDNAKVSLDAVVKTMWQTALDMNSKYKETSDGGLAINIPISLPEC; this is encoded by the coding sequence ATGAAGCGCGAACAAATTTCAGTATTCGATATTTTTAAGATAGGTATAGGCCCATCAAGCTCGCACACGCTGGGACCCTGGCGTGCGGCGCAGCAGTTTGTAAAGGTTCTGCAACAACAGGGCGTGCTGCCCATGGTAACAGGCATCAAGATACTGCTGTACGGCTCGCTGGCCAAAACAGGCAAGGGCCACGGTACTGATATTGCAATTCTGCTCGGCCTTAGCGGCGACGACCCTGTAACCTTTGACGTTAGCGCAATTGACGATAAAATAGCGGGTATCAAAACCGCTAATAAGCTCATGCTTGGCGGCATCCACGAGATCAGCTTTTACGAACCCGAAGACCTCCTGTTCCTTTATAACGACCAGTTGCCCTTTCACCCCAATGCGGTAACTTTCCAGGCGTTTTTGAGCAATGACAGGGCCGTTTCCGACACGTATTATTCCATCGGCGGGGGGTTTGTGGTGAAGGAAGGCGGCGAGGCACAGGCCAAAACCGAGGTCGACCTGCCGTTCCCTATCGAGCACGCCGGCGACCTGCTCCACTGGTGCCTCAAAACCGGTCTCAAAATTTCTGAAGTAGTAATGGAGAACGAATTGGCCTGGCAACCCGAGCAGGACGTACGCAATGGCATACTCAACATCTTCCGCGTTATGCGCGAGTGCATATACCGTGGCTGCCACACCACCGGCTACCTGCCCGGCGGCCTCAACGTGGCCCGGCGCGCGGCATCGCTTAACCGTAGGCTCATTGGCAACCACCCTTATCAAAATTACGAGGAGTGGGTTGCGGCCATCCGCGAAACTGGTAACACGTTCAAAAACACGCTCGACTGGGTAAGCTGCTTTGCCCTGGCCGTTAACGAGGAGAACGCCTCCTTCGGTCGTGTGGTTACTGCCCCTACCAACGGCGCAGCGGGTGTGGTGCCCGCTGTGCTGCAATACCTCATCGTATTTTGCGACGGCTTCAGCGACGAAAAGATCATTCAGTTTATATCCACCGCATCCGAGGTGGGCAGCATATTCAAAAAGGGTGCAACCCTTAGCGCAGCGATGGGTGGCTGCCAGGCCGAGATCGGCGTATCATCCGCTATGGCGGCGGCGGCGCTTACCGAATGCCTCGGCGGCTCGCAGCGGCAGGTACTGATGGCCGCAGAAATTGCCATGGAGCACCACCTCGGCCTCACCTGCGACCCTATCGGCGGACTGGTGCAGGTACCCTGTATCGAGCGGAACACCATGGGGGCCATCAAGGCTATCACCGCATCGCAGTTGGCCCTGCAAACCAACCCCGACAACGCCAAAGTAAGCCTCGACGCCGTGGTAAAAACCATGTGGCAAACCGCCCTCGATATGAACTCCAAGTACAAAGAAACCTCCGACGGTGGCCTGGCTATTAATATACCTATCAGCTTGCCGGAATGTTAG
- a CDS encoding DUF5684 domain-containing protein: protein MENYDAYSAGAAIGAFFAVMLIPALIVATVMIIAQWKIYTKAGKPGWAAIVPIYNIIVLLEIVGKPTWWILLFLVPCVNIVFLVWTTNLLSKSFGQSEGFTVGLLLLGVIFYPILAFGNYQYLGPAGAEGGLRPIDPSLNYKDPFNPPPPPPTPPSAPEA from the coding sequence ATGGAAAATTACGATGCTTATTCCGCAGGAGCCGCGATCGGCGCCTTCTTTGCGGTAATGCTGATCCCTGCGCTTATCGTTGCGACGGTGATGATCATCGCACAATGGAAAATTTATACCAAAGCAGGCAAACCAGGCTGGGCTGCAATAGTGCCCATTTATAACATCATTGTTTTATTGGAAATTGTTGGCAAACCAACATGGTGGATACTGCTGTTCCTGGTGCCATGCGTTAATATCGTGTTTTTGGTATGGACAACAAATTTGCTAAGTAAAAGCTTTGGCCAAAGCGAAGGATTTACTGTTGGATTGCTGCTTTTGGGAGTGATCTTCTATCCGATACTTGCTTTTGGGAACTATCAGTACCTGGGCCCTGCCGGTGCCGAAGGGGGCCTTAGACCTATCGATCCTTCGCTAAATTATAAAGACCCATTTAACCCTCCTCCGCCGCCACCAACGCCGCCGTCAGCACCAGAAGCTTAA